In Candidatus Epulonipiscium viviparus, one DNA window encodes the following:
- a CDS encoding G5 and 3D domain-containing protein, with translation MKRFIKFAATTFSVFAISTGAVSTFTPEVLAQTTSDEIETSVVKLIQEIIPYETQIIEDNTLTKGTTVISQQGSTGIKELTVEQTLVGDQITSEVVTNEKIVAAPVVHIIKQGTKAANTIVCEFSGVEYEFTDKYTMHATAYTDVENAPWNGITATGLPTFIGMVAVDRNVIPLGTILYVDGYGVAVAGDVGGAIDDWDIDLFMHSYSDAMEFGRKNLTVYKLANQDIDVQTLRAHENY, from the coding sequence ATGAAAAGGTTCATCAAATTTGCAGCTACTACGTTTTCTGTATTTGCAATATCAACGGGAGCTGTCTCAACTTTTACACCAGAAGTCCTAGCACAAACTACATCTGACGAAATCGAAACTTCTGTCGTAAAATTGATTCAAGAAATTATTCCATACGAAACGCAAATTATAGAAGACAACACTCTTACCAAAGGCACTACTGTTATATCGCAACAAGGCTCAACTGGCATTAAGGAACTTACCGTTGAACAAACTTTGGTTGGTGATCAGATTACATCTGAAGTAGTTACAAATGAAAAAATTGTTGCAGCACCTGTTGTTCATATTATTAAACAGGGAACAAAAGCTGCCAACACCATTGTATGCGAGTTTTCTGGTGTTGAGTATGAGTTTACTGATAAATATACGATGCACGCCACCGCATACACTGACGTAGAAAATGCACCTTGGAATGGTATTACTGCTACTGGTCTTCCAACTTTTATCGGGATGGTAGCCGTGGATAGAAACGTTATCCCTCTGGGAACAATTCTATATGTTGATGGATATGGAGTTGCGGTCGCTGGAGATGTTGGCGGAGCCATTGATGATTGGGATATAGACTTGTTTATGCACTCCTATAGTGACGCTATGGAATTTGGACGCAAAAATTTAACTGTATATAAATTAGCAAATCAAGACATAGATGTGCAAACCCTCAGAGCACATGAAAATTATTAA
- a CDS encoding TatD family hydrolase, whose translation MKIFDSHAHYDDPKFEADQFRLLDTLAANDYMIVNIGADISTSRRCIELADKYDNIYATVGVHPHDINNMTDDDLDILRQLAQHPKVVAIGEIGLDYHYENTIRQKQKQYFIKQIHLAQELNLPIVIHSRDADLDTFNIIKQENIKNAVVHCFSGSLELAQEYIKMGLYIGIGGTLTFKNAKKTVKVVEGIPIENILIETDAPYLSPEPYRGKRNDSQHLVQVIDKISELKHVDAHTVASITYGNALKFYRI comes from the coding sequence ATGAAAATATTTGATTCACACGCACACTATGATGACCCTAAATTTGAAGCCGACCAATTTAGATTGCTAGATACTTTAGCCGCAAACGATTATATGATTGTAAATATAGGAGCTGACATTTCTACCAGCAGACGATGCATTGAGCTTGCAGACAAATACGATAATATATATGCCACCGTTGGCGTTCATCCTCATGATATTAACAATATGACCGATGATGATCTTGATATTTTGCGACAACTTGCCCAGCACCCCAAAGTCGTTGCAATTGGAGAAATTGGCCTAGACTATCACTACGAGAATACAATTCGCCAAAAGCAGAAACAATACTTTATAAAACAAATTCATCTTGCACAAGAACTTAATTTACCTATTGTAATTCACTCTAGAGACGCAGATCTTGATACCTTTAATATTATTAAGCAAGAGAATATAAAAAACGCAGTCGTTCACTGCTTTAGTGGCAGCCTCGAACTTGCTCAAGAATATATAAAAATGGGACTATATATCGGAATAGGAGGCACATTAACCTTTAAGAATGCCAAGAAAACTGTAAAAGTCGTCGAAGGCATTCCTATAGAAAACATTTTAATTGAAACCGATGCGCCATACCTTTCTCCAGAACCGTATCGCGGCAAACGCAATGATTCTCAGCACCTTGTTCAGGTTATCGACAAAATATCTGAGCTTAAGCATGTTGATGCTCATACTGTCGCTTCCATCACTTATGGAAATGCACTAAAATTTTACCGAATATAA
- a CDS encoding adenylosuccinate lyase, with product MKDSYKSPLEGRYASKEMLKLFSENKKFTTWRKLWVILAEAEQELGLNITDEQIADLKLHEYAINYDIADMYERKVRHDVMAHVHAYAEQAPTAAPIIHLGATSCYVGDNTDLLIMYEGLEIIRTKLLNVIAKLAAFADKYKKLPTLGFTHFQAAQLTTVGKRATLWINELLMDLEEIDDVLAHKALRGAKGTTGTQATFVNLFDGDIEKVRQLDHLVAAKLGYDNVIPVTGQTYSRKIDTRILNVLSAVAQSAYKFSNDLRLLSHLKEIEEPFEKTQIGSSAMAYKRNPMRSERISSLSRFVISLPINGAITASTQWFERTLAYKRNPMRSERISSLSRFVISLPINGAITASTQWFERTLDDSANKRLVVSEAFLATDAILETYLNISSDLVVNEKIIAKHIAEELPFMATEIILMEGVKRGGNRQVLHEKIRILSMDAAANVKQHGGANDLIMHYLVIVVIKNLQIKRVKAIRIGWRSSCII from the coding sequence ATGAAAGATTCATATAAAAGCCCTCTAGAAGGACGTTATGCCTCTAAGGAGATGCTGAAATTATTTTCGGAAAATAAGAAATTTACAACTTGGCGCAAGCTATGGGTTATCCTCGCAGAAGCCGAGCAAGAACTGGGACTCAATATTACAGATGAGCAAATAGCCGATTTAAAACTTCACGAATACGCTATCAACTATGACATTGCAGATATGTATGAGCGAAAAGTACGCCACGATGTTATGGCTCACGTCCACGCATATGCAGAGCAAGCACCTACCGCTGCCCCGATCATTCATTTGGGTGCCACCAGCTGCTATGTTGGGGATAACACCGACCTTCTCATCATGTATGAAGGCCTGGAAATTATACGCACCAAGCTTCTTAATGTTATTGCCAAGTTGGCCGCATTTGCAGATAAATATAAAAAACTTCCCACTCTTGGATTTACACATTTTCAGGCAGCGCAACTTACCACAGTCGGCAAGAGAGCCACTCTTTGGATCAACGAACTGCTTATGGATTTGGAAGAAATTGACGATGTTTTAGCGCATAAGGCCTTGCGAGGTGCAAAGGGAACAACAGGCACTCAAGCAACATTTGTTAACCTCTTTGATGGCGACATTGAAAAAGTTAGGCAGCTCGACCATTTGGTTGCAGCCAAACTGGGTTACGACAATGTCATTCCCGTTACAGGGCAAACTTATTCCAGAAAAATCGATACACGAATTTTAAATGTACTTTCTGCAGTCGCACAATCGGCATATAAATTTAGCAACGACCTGCGATTGCTATCTCACCTCAAAGAAATCGAAGAACCCTTCGAAAAAACTCAGATCGGTTCCTCCGCAATGGCATACAAGCGCAATCCCATGAGAAGCGAACGCATTTCTTCTTTAAGCAGATTCGTTATTTCACTGCCTATAAACGGAGCCATCACAGCATCCACGCAATGGTTTGAGCGAACTCTGGCATACAAGCGCAATCCCATGAGAAGCGAACGCATTTCTTCTTTAAGCAGATTCGTTATTTCACTGCCTATAAACGGAGCCATCACAGCATCCACGCAATGGTTTGAGCGAACTCTCGACGACAGTGCTAATAAGCGACTTGTAGTTTCGGAAGCATTCTTGGCCACAGATGCTATTCTCGAGACATATTTAAATATCTCCAGTGATCTAGTTGTAAACGAAAAGATTATAGCAAAGCATATAGCAGAAGAGCTGCCGTTTATGGCAACAGAAATAATTTTGATGGAGGGAGTTAAGCGAGGGGGCAATAGGCAAGTTTTACACGAAAAGATTAGAATATTATCTATGGATGCCGCGGCCAATGTAAAGCAACACGGGGGGGCAAATGATTTGATCATGCATTATTTGGTAATAGTTGTTATAAAAAATTTACAAATAAAAAGAGTAAAAGCAATTAGGATTGGTTGGCGAAGTTCGTGTATAATTTAA
- a CDS encoding PTS ascorbate transporter subunit IIC, whose protein sequence is MSFLQNFIDFISEPSVLIGIIVLLGLIIQKKSATDIIKATLKAMVGFVIISAGAGIIVEALDPFGKMFEYGFNVTGVIPNNEVIISLALDKYGQATALVMCFGMLVNILIARFSRLKYIFLTGHHTLFMAGMITVILTESGMNGVQVLFVGAVALGLIMVLSPAICQPFMQKVTKTDQIALGHFSGAGYALAGLIGKLVGKGSKSTEEMNVPKSLSFLRDSVVSISLTMLVLYLVVAFVAGAEYVETELSAGKNFLVYAMIQALTFTAGFIVIQNGVRLVLNEIVPAFKGIATKLVPGAKPALDCPITFTYAPNAVILGFMCSFIGGIVSMFALGALNLAIIIPGVVPHFFTGATAGVFANATGGRRGVVVGSFINGILISFLPVALLPVLGGLGIQNSTFGDADFALYGIFLGNIQEFWGSWGITLVLFFAVAAIIGFSYIKRDASAVDSVADSASETTH, encoded by the coding sequence ATGTCATTTCTACAAAATTTTATTGATTTTATCTCTGAACCATCGGTTCTTATTGGAATTATCGTACTTTTGGGTCTAATAATACAAAAGAAATCTGCAACAGATATTATTAAAGCAACTCTCAAGGCTATGGTCGGATTTGTAATTATATCTGCAGGGGCTGGAATTATTGTTGAAGCGCTCGACCCATTTGGCAAAATGTTTGAATATGGCTTTAACGTCACCGGAGTCATTCCCAATAACGAGGTAATCATCTCATTAGCATTAGATAAATATGGTCAAGCAACTGCTTTAGTTATGTGCTTTGGAATGCTTGTTAATATTTTGATTGCTAGATTTAGCCGACTGAAATATATTTTTCTAACAGGGCACCACACTTTATTTATGGCCGGAATGATTACTGTCATATTAACCGAATCTGGCATGAATGGCGTTCAGGTATTATTCGTTGGTGCAGTGGCCTTAGGATTAATAATGGTATTATCCCCTGCAATTTGTCAACCATTTATGCAAAAAGTTACCAAAACTGATCAAATAGCACTCGGGCACTTCTCTGGTGCAGGCTATGCTTTAGCAGGATTAATTGGCAAATTAGTTGGCAAAGGATCAAAGTCTACAGAAGAAATGAACGTTCCCAAATCACTGTCCTTTTTACGAGATTCTGTAGTATCAATTTCTCTTACCATGTTGGTTTTATATTTGGTTGTTGCCTTTGTTGCCGGTGCTGAATATGTAGAAACAGAATTGTCGGCTGGCAAAAACTTTCTTGTTTATGCTATGATTCAAGCGTTAACATTCACTGCTGGATTTATTGTAATACAAAATGGTGTTAGATTGGTTTTAAACGAAATTGTTCCTGCCTTTAAAGGCATTGCTACTAAACTAGTTCCTGGAGCTAAACCGGCTCTCGACTGTCCTATTACTTTTACATACGCTCCGAATGCTGTTATACTTGGATTTATGTGTTCTTTTATTGGTGGAATAGTATCTATGTTTGCACTAGGTGCTTTAAATTTGGCAATTATAATTCCTGGAGTAGTCCCTCATTTTTTTACCGGCGCAACAGCTGGAGTATTTGCTAATGCAACCGGAGGCAGACGCGGAGTTGTAGTTGGTTCATTTATCAATGGTATATTAATTTCATTTTTGCCCGTTGCATTGCTCCCAGTTTTAGGTGGTCTTGGTATACAAAACTCTACGTTTGGAGATGCAGACTTTGCTTTGTATGGAATATTTTTAGGCAATATACAAGAATTTTGGGGATCTTGGGGCATAACTTTGGTGCTATTTTTTGCAGTAGCAGCTATTATTGGATTTTCTTATATAAAAAGAGATGCTTCTGCAGTAGATTCTGTTGCGGATTCTGCATCTGAAACTACTCATTAA
- a CDS encoding PTS sugar transporter subunit IIB — MKIIMAVCGSGLGSSFMVEMNINDILLAEGLNSEYEGAHNSLADASAEQADIFVVAKDLADSATHLPNLIVLESLIDKDELKSKLLAKITK; from the coding sequence ATGAAAATTATTATGGCGGTTTGTGGATCTGGATTAGGCTCTAGCTTTATGGTAGAAATGAATATTAATGATATTTTGTTAGCTGAGGGATTAAATAGCGAATACGAAGGCGCACATAACTCTCTTGCAGATGCGTCAGCTGAGCAAGCAGATATATTTGTGGTAGCAAAAGATTTAGCAGATAGTGCAACTCATTTACCAAATTTAATTGTCCTAGAGTCGCTAATTGATAAGGATGAATTAAAATCTAAGCTATTGGCTAAAATTACCAAATAA
- a CDS encoding PTS sugar transporter subunit IIA: MLVKIIEQVNSYEEAIKITCDELIHNGNVTEDYYPAILQKVLEFGPYFCIADGIAMPHARPEDGVIKSEVCLLKLNTPVDFLGKQIALFLTLCAVDNSSHLNIMKQIASICMNQDTLNQILASKTVEDIIRKVV; encoded by the coding sequence ATGCTCGTTAAAATTATAGAGCAAGTTAATTCATACGAAGAAGCCATCAAAATTACTTGTGACGAATTAATACACAATGGCAATGTCACAGAAGATTATTATCCTGCTATATTGCAAAAAGTTTTAGAATTTGGACCTTATTTCTGCATTGCTGATGGTATTGCAATGCCACATGCACGACCAGAAGACGGTGTAATTAAAAGCGAAGTTTGCCTTTTAAAATTGAACACTCCTGTAGACTTTTTAGGCAAGCAAATTGCTCTCTTCTTAACATTATGCGCAGTAGATAACAGCTCACACTTAAACATTATGAAGCAAATCGCTTCTATTTGTATGAATCAAGACACGTTAAATCAAATTTTAGCATCAAAAACTGTAGAAGATATTATTAGAAAGGTTGTGTAA
- a CDS encoding BglG family transcription antiterminator codes for MQLITKRQHAILKMLLSQSEFTSTKVLAKKFEVSERTIRYDLDSISAVLDNVSTKLLRIPKHGIKIAFADDAARYKLLNRLDQSVINVFSPEDRIINLCLLLFIANATISDLSEQLQVSKNTIIQDLKKAKIYLKKSYLILKSVPYHGTHIAGPEKDLRYSFIEFYCKSDNFKHIILEKISKNNDSVTAVIKSIENTLKVKYSKQAFEELSLILLYSLWRISQGYHVEYPTEYLQAIQKKPIFIMLKESLLYIESSITDSEIYYFTHYFKSAKLASLSKTYAFENTTNTIGLQVVADFENYIGIKFAYDTNLIGSILTHFNIAVYRLKNNFKINNSLVAEIRYEIGLIYAITEKILRKYEFTLNVIFPETEIAYLAMHFAAIFENLSNRIFAPSVAVVCDNELSISRLLAVRINNKISNVRIITICSTDDLPSILKQYNIDLIITTVAIEIDDPIVVQTSPLLNKKDLAILREFIINKIYQKSSQYLAVRYAQGQTFAITDIVASENAMFNFDITDWKKAIYAAAKPLVKTNKVDYRYVEDIISNIENLGTYMVFIPEIAFVHAKADYVNCDSVSLITLKKRIQFGDVGNVPVKVIIVLANRTKNMNLINLVNILSHGDNITKITNATQYEDLTTIS; via the coding sequence ATGCAATTAATAACTAAACGACAGCATGCTATTTTAAAAATGTTGTTATCTCAGAGTGAATTTACTTCTACCAAGGTGTTAGCCAAAAAATTTGAAGTAAGCGAACGTACTATTCGCTACGATTTAGATAGTATTTCAGCTGTCTTAGATAATGTCTCCACTAAATTGTTACGTATTCCTAAACATGGCATTAAAATTGCATTTGCAGATGATGCTGCTCGCTATAAATTATTAAATAGGCTAGACCAATCTGTTATAAATGTTTTTAGCCCCGAAGATCGCATCATAAATTTATGTTTATTGCTTTTTATCGCCAATGCTACTATTAGCGATTTGTCAGAGCAGCTCCAAGTTAGCAAAAATACTATAATACAAGACTTAAAAAAAGCTAAAATATATTTGAAAAAATCTTATTTAATCTTAAAATCGGTTCCTTATCATGGCACACACATTGCCGGACCAGAAAAAGATCTGCGATACTCATTTATAGAGTTTTATTGCAAATCCGATAATTTCAAGCATATTATTTTGGAAAAAATCTCCAAAAATAACGATTCTGTCACTGCGGTAATTAAGTCTATTGAAAACACACTAAAGGTTAAATATTCAAAACAGGCATTCGAAGAACTATCTCTTATACTTTTATATAGCTTATGGAGAATATCACAAGGATACCACGTCGAATATCCCACTGAATATTTACAAGCAATTCAAAAAAAACCTATATTTATAATGCTAAAGGAATCACTATTATATATCGAGAGTTCTATTACAGATTCTGAAATTTATTATTTCACCCACTATTTTAAAAGCGCAAAACTTGCTAGTCTTTCAAAGACATATGCTTTTGAAAACACTACGAACACTATCGGTCTACAAGTTGTTGCAGATTTTGAAAATTATATTGGTATTAAATTTGCTTACGATACCAACCTTATCGGCTCAATATTAACTCACTTTAACATAGCTGTATATAGACTCAAAAATAACTTTAAAATTAACAATTCATTAGTTGCTGAGATTCGATATGAGATCGGTCTTATTTATGCAATTACCGAAAAAATATTGCGCAAATATGAATTCACATTAAATGTGATCTTTCCAGAAACCGAAATCGCTTACCTGGCAATGCATTTTGCTGCCATTTTCGAAAACTTAAGTAATCGAATCTTTGCGCCTTCAGTAGCTGTTGTTTGCGATAATGAATTATCAATTTCTCGATTATTAGCAGTACGCATTAATAATAAAATCTCCAACGTCCGCATTATTACGATCTGCTCAACAGATGATTTACCCAGCATCTTAAAACAATACAATATAGATCTCATTATCACCACTGTTGCTATAGAAATTGATGATCCTATTGTTGTTCAAACTTCACCTCTATTAAATAAAAAAGATTTAGCCATTTTACGAGAATTTATTATCAACAAAATTTATCAAAAGAGCTCACAATATTTGGCTGTTAGATATGCTCAAGGACAAACCTTTGCCATAACAGATATTGTAGCATCAGAAAACGCTATGTTTAACTTTGATATAACAGACTGGAAAAAAGCTATTTATGCCGCTGCCAAGCCCCTCGTTAAAACCAACAAAGTCGATTATCGATATGTAGAAGATATTATTAGCAATATCGAAAATTTGGGTACTTATATGGTTTTTATTCCAGAAATTGCATTTGTTCATGCAAAAGCAGATTACGTAAACTGCGACTCTGTCAGTCTTATAACTTTAAAAAAGAGAATTCAATTTGGCGATGTAGGCAATGTACCTGTAAAAGTAATTATAGTCCTAGCAAATCGAACTAAAAATATGAATCTCATCAATCTTGTAAATATCCTTTCTCATGGCGATAATATAACAAAAATTACCAACGCCACGCAATATGAGGATCTTACAACGATTTCATAA
- a CDS encoding GNAT family N-acetyltransferase, whose amino-acid sequence MMIIRNEATTDYEKAEAVARDAFWNLYKPGAEEHVLLKQMRTHRDYIPELTFVAEVDGEVVGAVYATRSKIVQTDGAEISTVTFGPVFVAPNLHRQGIGRAMITHAIAEAKEMGFAAVTLLGYPYHYKPYGFAGGKKYNVTAEDGKFYAGLQILPLAEAAMAGVSGYAVFSEVFEVDLADVDRVEAALPYKEKRVLPSQQEYEIACQELEE is encoded by the coding sequence ATGATGATAATTAGAAATGAAGCAACAACAGATTATGAAAAAGCCGAAGCCGTAGCTCGCGATGCCTTTTGGAATTTATATAAGCCGGGAGCAGAAGAGCATGTGCTATTAAAGCAAATGAGGACGCATAGGGATTATATACCAGAGTTGACGTTTGTGGCAGAAGTGGATGGCGAGGTTGTAGGGGCGGTCTACGCAACGCGCTCGAAAATTGTACAAACAGATGGTGCGGAGATTTCAACGGTGACGTTTGGGCCAGTTTTTGTTGCTCCCAATCTGCATAGACAAGGAATAGGTAGAGCGATGATCACACATGCTATTGCCGAAGCGAAAGAAATGGGGTTTGCGGCAGTGACGCTACTGGGATATCCGTATCACTATAAGCCATATGGATTTGCTGGAGGGAAGAAGTATAATGTTACAGCGGAGGATGGAAAGTTCTATGCAGGCTTACAAATATTGCCGTTGGCAGAAGCTGCAATGGCGGGAGTGAGTGGATATGCAGTATTTTCGGAGGTGTTCGAAGTGGATCTAGCAGATGTAGATAGAGTGGAGGCTGCGTTGCCATATAAAGAAAAGCGAGTGTTGCCTAGTCAGCAAGAATATGAGATAGCATGTCAAGAATTAGAAGAATAG
- a CDS encoding GNAT family N-acetyltransferase, translating into MIKLQRIVKQDNNYDQGYSLYLENFPPEQSRAPATQKFVLNDEKYHYDIILVDDVFSGIIMYWEYDEYIYIEHFAICKDKRGAGLGTQTLALIQNKGKLVILEIDPPIDAYAKSRQKFYERSGFVLTKFEHNPPAYRFGLPNQNLVIMASGPLTDTLYQTYYQQVCINIVNPLISTQEL; encoded by the coding sequence ATGATAAAATTGCAGAGAATTGTTAAGCAAGATAATAATTACGATCAAGGATACTCGTTATATTTGGAGAACTTTCCACCTGAGCAGAGCCGCGCGCCTGCTACACAAAAATTTGTACTAAACGATGAAAAGTATCATTATGATATTATTTTAGTTGATGATGTATTTTCTGGAATTATAATGTATTGGGAATATGACGAGTATATTTATATAGAGCATTTTGCAATTTGCAAAGATAAAAGAGGTGCAGGACTTGGAACTCAAACTCTTGCACTGATCCAAAACAAAGGCAAACTTGTTATATTAGAAATCGATCCACCCATAGACGCATATGCAAAGTCTCGGCAAAAGTTTTACGAAAGATCCGGCTTTGTATTAACAAAATTTGAACATAATCCACCTGCGTATCGTTTTGGCTTGCCTAATCAAAATCTTGTCATTATGGCTAGTGGACCGCTAACTGATACTCTGTATCAGACATATTATCAACAAGTGTGCATCAACATTGTTAATCCATTGATAAGTACTCAGGAGCTGTAA
- a CDS encoding alpha/beta hydrolase: MIIKQINLNVAYDKLKLDAPEEAVSFTGYILQNTAEYCADRTRPAVIICPGGGYRFTSDREATPIALGFIAKGITCFVLRYSVAPNRFPTSLLELASAVKMVRDNAQEWNIAPNQIVVCGFSAGGHLAASLGVFWNSHILADVATSAEEFKPNALILCYPVITAGDKAHNGSIQNLLGEEHLEEQRDLVSLEKHVTADLPPTFLWHTYKDQAVPVENALLFANEATAHRIPLELHIYPNGGHGLSLATDLVNKSVENIPTVASWLCFAVTFIKNLK, encoded by the coding sequence ATGATAATAAAACAAATCAATCTAAACGTTGCCTATGATAAATTGAAATTAGATGCCCCCGAAGAAGCCGTATCATTCACGGGATATATCCTCCAAAATACTGCCGAATATTGTGCCGACCGGACGCGTCCTGCAGTAATTATATGTCCCGGCGGAGGTTATAGATTTACATCAGATAGAGAGGCAACTCCGATTGCTTTAGGTTTTATTGCAAAGGGAATCACTTGCTTTGTGCTTAGATACTCGGTCGCTCCAAACCGCTTTCCTACATCACTACTTGAGCTCGCATCTGCGGTAAAAATGGTTCGAGACAATGCCCAAGAGTGGAATATTGCTCCAAACCAGATTGTAGTATGCGGATTTTCTGCTGGCGGACATTTAGCAGCAAGTCTCGGTGTGTTTTGGAACAGCCATATCTTAGCAGATGTCGCCACTTCTGCAGAAGAATTTAAGCCCAATGCACTAATCTTATGTTACCCAGTAATTACTGCCGGAGATAAGGCACACAACGGCTCCATACAAAACTTGCTCGGCGAAGAGCACCTAGAAGAGCAACGAGATCTCGTATCGCTCGAAAAGCATGTTACTGCCGATTTGCCACCAACTTTTTTATGGCACACATATAAGGATCAAGCTGTTCCAGTAGAAAACGCTCTACTCTTTGCTAATGAGGCAACAGCACATAGAATTCCACTTGAGCTTCACATATATCCCAACGGAGGCCATGGGCTAAGCCTTGCTACCGATTTAGTTAACAAATCTGTCGAAAACATTCCGACTGTTGCTAGTTGGTTATGCTTTGCGGTAACATTCATTAAGAATTTAAAATAA
- a CDS encoding S-layer homology domain-containing protein, producing the protein MKKFLGVVLCLGIMTTNTFALEGELGYFGGATPGTKIPTGIALAQDKFNFDDQYTLPYKEVIYLTGEPIVVTGTLDIRPGEVDLDSTSGDYKETYIIKAVSADKQTEISRTLTLDTIYVKNDLTNQITKSSEVSNWTEVVVADGTAYNLDADQSTFSKSIIEDYTPGVKYYSGDVFYNAVYTSGGDDDNATTLTVDSRVYGYDQAFAKSETQKRNITVDTGDNQYYIEETPMTTMSKELAYSGNEPIAISFAGNFKELIKGEGAITYNMLVAGDEVHPRDRSGAIYVADTKPSLEQLTMPFLENMIGHPAKSDVEKMYAMGIFDMHPLGFSEQQVVTRGEYVKMLVKALRIPLPNLDDRRNKNNAAKENPFKDLDTSHDLYVYAKAAFDAGLVIGGDINADDPLTREQMIVFNVRAIGLLRLGLGVVNPQTPFIDDNQISDYAKTSIYAATKIGIIPSTNGYIFPQKFVTYQDCAAFLNDFIDYLRYDLQKDYNQYIMM; encoded by the coding sequence ATGAAAAAATTTTTAGGTGTAGTCCTCTGTTTAGGGATTATGACGACTAACACATTTGCACTTGAAGGTGAACTTGGCTACTTTGGCGGGGCTACACCAGGAACCAAAATTCCAACCGGAATCGCTCTTGCTCAAGATAAATTTAATTTCGACGACCAATACACTCTTCCTTATAAAGAGGTTATATATTTAACGGGTGAACCCATTGTTGTTACCGGAACACTAGATATTAGACCTGGCGAAGTTGATCTCGACTCCACATCGGGAGATTACAAAGAGACGTATATCATCAAAGCTGTCAGTGCAGATAAGCAAACCGAAATTAGCAGGACTCTAACTTTAGATACTATTTATGTAAAAAATGATCTAACGAACCAAATCACAAAATCCTCAGAAGTATCAAACTGGACTGAGGTGGTAGTTGCAGATGGAACTGCGTACAATTTGGATGCCGATCAATCCACATTTTCAAAAAGCATTATAGAAGACTATACACCAGGTGTTAAATATTATAGCGGCGATGTGTTTTATAATGCAGTCTATACGTCGGGCGGAGACGACGACAATGCTACCACATTAACGGTTGATAGCAGAGTATATGGCTATGACCAGGCCTTTGCAAAAAGCGAAACTCAAAAACGCAACATCACTGTGGATACCGGAGATAACCAATATTATATAGAAGAAACTCCCATGACAACTATGAGCAAAGAGCTTGCATACTCTGGCAACGAACCTATTGCAATTAGCTTTGCAGGCAATTTCAAAGAGCTCATTAAGGGAGAGGGTGCCATAACATACAATATGCTCGTTGCTGGTGATGAAGTTCATCCTCGAGATCGCAGTGGGGCTATTTATGTGGCAGATACCAAGCCATCGCTTGAACAACTGACGATGCCATTCTTAGAAAATATGATTGGTCACCCTGCAAAGTCGGATGTCGAGAAGATGTATGCTATGGGTATTTTCGATATGCACCCTCTTGGATTTTCAGAGCAGCAAGTTGTAACGCGTGGTGAATATGTAAAGATGCTCGTTAAGGCGTTGCGGATCCCACTGCCTAATCTAGATGATAGACGCAACAAAAATAATGCTGCAAAAGAAAATCCGTTTAAAGATTTAGATACTTCTCATGATTTATATGTATATGCAAAAGCCGCATTCGACGCAGGATTAGTTATTGGCGGTGACATTAATGCCGATGACCCACTCACTCGAGAGCAGATGATAGTCTTCAACGTTCGCGCAATTGGCCTTTTGAGATTGGGGCTTGGCGTTGTAAATCCGCAAACTCCTTTTATTGACGATAACCAAATATCAGACTATGCAAAAACCAGTATCTACGCTGCGACAAAAATCGGAATTATTCCTTCCACTAACGGATATATTTTTCCTCAAAAATTTGTAACCTACCAAGACTGCGCCGCATTTCTAAATGACTTTATCGATTACTTAAGATATGATCTACAAAAGGATTATAACCAATATATTATGATGTAA